TTCGCGGGGGACAGGCGTGAAGAAAAGGGCCACGAGGAGCACGACGGCGCCGATGCCTTTGGCGCTTTGCCAGGCATTGAAGTCCGGCCAGGCGCTTGGATCGGCCTCGATGGGTCGTGTTTTCCCAATGGTCATTTTATCCCGATAAAACCAGAGCAGCATCAGGTATCCGACCGACAATGAAATCAGCGTTGGCGGTGCGCACCAGGCGATGAAGCGGCCGAAGCCTAACTGGCCGACCTGCCCGATGAGCATGTTCTGCGGGTTGCCGATAATGGTGGCCGCCGAACCGATGTTGCTCGAGATCGCCAGCCCCAATAGAAAAGGCAGGGGATTCATGCCGGATCGAATCAGGGCGACCGCCAGCACGGGTGTAAACGCGAAGCAGACGATATCGTTTGCCAGAAGGGCGGACAGAACGGCGCTGACTGCCATCAGAACCAACAAAAACTGCCTGGGTCGCGTCAGCAGCGATAAAATCCGCGAAACCGACCAGGTGTAGAACCCGCCGAGACGCAGTTGGGCGGAGATGATCATGAGCGAGTAAAGCAGCAGGATCGTGGGCAGGTCGATGGCTTGGATTGCGTCCCGGGTGGACAGCACGCCGAATCCAACCATGGCGATGGCACCCAGCAGGGCGATGCCGACCCGGTCGATAACCAGCCCCGGGACTTTTCCCAGGGCGATGCCGACGTAGGTGATCAGGAAAAGGGTGATGGACATGGATATCAGTATGCCCTTAAAGCCTTACGGCCGATAGTGGAACCTGTATGCAGGATTGACGGACTCGTAAAAAGGCCGATATCGGCGTTACGCGTATCCTTCGTCACTGCGACGTACCTTAAGTACGCCTCATTCCTCAGGATTCGCAAGCCTTGATCTCAGCCTTTTTACGAGTCCGTCGGAAATGCAACTTTTTGCGAGTTCATCAAAATTGAGTAGAATTCCCGACGGCTTAGCTGTCTTCCGTTTCCGCGCTATTTTAAATTGTTCAGGTATTTTCGACCCGTTCGAGAAACAGCGAACCGGATCTTCCAAAGGTTCACCCCTAGTACCAGCAGAGCGAGGGTTTATCAATCGTCAGAACGCGCCGTTTTTGTCAGTCAGCCCGGTATTTTTGATGATTCATAAGTAATCCTGATGTTTACAAACGAATGTTTCAGGATTATGGTGGTTTCATCAAACGGCGGGCCGCAACCGGCCCGGAAAGGTGGCTTCACATGGTCAAATCGGCATTGATTGTCGTCGATATGCTCAATGACTTTATCGACGAAAAAGGAGCATTGTACTGCGGTGAGACCGCTAAAGATATCGTGCCTTTTGTGCGCCGGCGGCTGGAGGCCCATCGGCAGGCGGGCAGCCTGGTGATTTTTCTCCAGGACGCCCATGCGGAGGATGATCTGGAGTTTGAGAAGTTTCCCAAGCATTGCGTGGCCGGCACCCGGGGCAGCCGGATCATCGACGAACTGACGCCCTACGATGGTGAGCATGTGCTGCCTAAAACCCGCTACAGCGGTTTTTACGGCACCGACCTGGAAAAAATCCTGGCCGCATTCGGCCCCGAAGAGGTGGAAGTGGTGGGCGTGTGTACTTCCATTTGTGTGATGGATACCGTCGGCGGGCTGGCCAACCGGGACTACCGTACTACGGTGCCTGCCGCCGGAGTGGCAGATTTTGACGCCGAGGCACACCGATTCGCATTGCAGCGGATGGAGCGCTTGTATGGAGCCCGTATCCAATGAGCTTCTCCGAGTTCCCCGGCCCCCTGTTCACCGACCTGTATGAATTGACCATGGCCGCCGGTTATTTCGACCGGGGCCTGGATGAGACGGCCACCTTTTCCCTGTTTGTGCGTGAGCACCCGATGCGGGGCTATTTCGTGGCCTGCGGCCTTCAGGCCGTTGTGGATGCCCTGACCCGCTTTCGATTCAGCGACCGGGAGATCGAATGGCTGGCGCAGACCGGACTTTTCAAGCGTGATTTTCTGGCCCACCTGGCCACGCTGCAGTTCACCGGCGATGTCCGGGCCATGGCCGAAGGAGAGATCTTTTTCGCCGACGAGCCGGTGCTGGAGGTGTCGGCACCTCTCATCGAAGCCCAGATTCTGGAAACGTTTCTGATTAATACCGTGGGGGTGGCCAGTATGCTGGCTACCAAGGCGGCGCGTTGCGTCCATGCTGCCGCGGGCCGGCCCATCGCCGATTTCTCCCTGCGCCGGACCCAGGGCATCCATGCCGGCATGACCGTGGCCCGGTCCAGTTACATCGCCGGGTTTGCCAGTACCAGTAATGTGCTGGCCGGCAAGATCTGGGGCATCCCGACCTCGGGAACCATGGCCCACAGTTTCGTTACCGCTTTCGAATCCGAAACCGAGGCCTTCGAGGCCTACGCCGAGCTGTTTCCCGAGGCGGCCGTTTTTCTCATCGATACCTATGACACCATCGCCGGTGCCGAAAAGGCCGCCGCGGTGGGCCGGAGGATGAAGCAAAAAGGACAGGCGTTGACGGGGGTTCGCCTGGACAGCGGCGACATGGTAACCCTCAGCCGGCAGGTCAGAAGCATTCTGGAAGAAGCCGGCCTGCCGGAGGTGAAAATATTCGCCAGCAGCGGATTCGACGAATACGAACTGGAGCGCCTGATTGCCGAGGGTGCATGCATCGATGCCTTCGGCGTGGGAACGCGTATGGGCGTCTCGGCCGACGCTCCCTACCTGGACATGGTCTATAAAATGGTGCGAATGGGGAACCGCAACGTACGCAAGACCAGCGAGGGCAAGGTGACCCTGGCAGGAGAAAAACAGGTTTTTCGTAAAGTGGGCGACGGCCATTTTACAGGGGATATCATCGGCCTGCGCGAAGAATCGCGAGAGGACGCGGTCCCATTACTTTCTACGGTAATGGAAAATGGCCGTTCGGCTGGCCCGAGACCGACATTAGAAGAAATCCGGCAGCGGTTCGCGGATAATTTCAAACGGTTGGACGAAAAAACCAAAGGATTGACTAACCCGGAGAAATATCCGGTTGCGTTGAGCGAACGGTTGGTTGAAGTGCAAAAAAGTGTTAATTGAAAGTTTGTACCGACACAGATACATCGACCTTATCACAGGTCCGGCTAAAATACAGATACGTTGTAAAAAATTACTCACGAATCATAGGGAGCATCAGACTCTATGAATCCATTTACATCTCTGTAGTCGGCTCTTTTTCGGTGGAAGTACAACTATGAAGGGATTAATCTGTAGCCTGGAGGAACGCCAAGGCTTAATGGTGAGGGTCGCGAAGTGGCCTGAATCCTATATAGCCTGATGTTATACAGTTTTTTCTCTAATAGTTTCGGTTGAATTTTTTAAAATTGAAAAAAACCATAAACGCCAAAGCACATAGTGGAACAATAATAGTGTCTATTCTTAAATTAAAATGCCAAAAAATGAACCAACTTCCAGATTTAATAGAATTATCAAATAAGTCAGGAAAGAAATGGGTAAGTAACAACCTCGAAAATAACATCAGATAGAAAGATAGTGCAATATTTGCTAAAATCTTCCCCCAGCGTTTTAATTTGAATAAACCGATAGATAAAATAGCTGCCAAAAGGAAAACCACTGGAGTAAAAGCAATCTCCAAAAAAATAAAATTTAAATTATCTATATTGAATACTGGATACTTTAATGAACCAAAGGAGCCGAATGAACCAAAAAGAGCTCTAAATGTATAAAAGGAATATATGGAAAACGCTAATGATAATATGCCAAAAATTACAGAAATTATTTTTATTTGCGATTTATTCATCAATTATTGCTTTACTTTTAACTTACCGGCAGCGAAGGCCGCAAGGCCACCGCTATCGGATAAAATGACAGGTTAGCGGAGTTCTATGCTGCCCATATAAATCTGACAAGGGCTGTTGCAAATGCGAATAGAGTTCCGTAGGAAAATGTATCAAGCCTTAATAGATCTTGCCCTTTTTTTCTACGCCAAGCACCCAATTTAGCCATTGCATATCCGGCTGCAACAGGCACAAATAGCAGGTTCAGCATTCTGTATTCGGGTTTAGTGATAAGAGATTCAGGAAGAACTAAGAGGCTTAATCCGCCCAATATTCCACCCCACACAGAATATCCTAATCCTGTTATAATTGGATTTCTATCTTTCTTCCTTTTCAAAGTATCAACAAGGCTATAAAAACCAAGCTCAAATAATATCTGTACAACGCTTTGTAAAAGGATTTCTCCGAGAATCCCAAATATTATCTCAAAAATTATTCCCAATTATTGTCAGTAAAATCCGGTTAAGGAATTGCATAAAAATAATTTAAAATCAGCAGGTTAAACGATATTTTTGCTTGACATTGGGTCGTCAATATGGGCGGCGTTTTGTATACCCTATTATATCAAGAGGTTATACATGCCACGCACATTCGACCCTTTCCAAAAGCTCAATGCCCTGGAGTTTTTCTCTTTTTTTCAACCAGCGACTGAGGCAACATCACGGATGCCAGCTCTTGATTCCAAAGGAAACCGACCATTGCAGATGACTTTTGAGGAACATCTGCGCGCGCTGGTTTACTTTCATCTTGAAGAACACCATTCTGCTCAACACCTGCTGCAAGTGCTTGAAGAAGATGATTTTGCCAAAAGTGCCATCGCACCAGAAAACGGAATCAAAAAGAGCAGCTTCTCAGAGGCCACCAACAGCCGGGGACTTGAACAGTTCATGTATGTCTATCAGAACTTACATGTCGCCGGGAATGCGATAATGTACCAAAAATGGGAACGAAAAGTGTACCACCCATGAATAGCACCGCATGGTAGACTCCTTCCTGAAAGGAGGGTGTCGCCATGATTTCATGGGAGGCGTACATGGACATTATTGCATTGCATCAACAAGGCCTTTCGCAAAGGGAGATCACCAAACGAACTGGCCGCCATCGCAAGACCGTTAAAAAATATATTCAGAATGGACAAACTCCCGGTTACCACAAGGCCCAACGGCGCGAAAGCATCCTGGCTCCCTACTACCCGGTGATTAACGATTTCCTCGAAGAGGATGATTACCGTGCCACCTGGATCTATCAACGACTCAAACAGTTAGGCTATGCTGGCGGATACGATACCGTCAAAATCTATGTCCGCAGGCGCAAACGAAAACGCAAGCGCCAGGCTTACATCCGGTTCGAGACGATTCCCGGATTGCAGGGGCAGATGGACTGGGCCGACTTCAAGGTCGCGGATTTCAAGGGCGGCAGTTTTACCGTTTACCTGTTCGTCCTGGTCCTGGGATTTTCCCGGGCCATGTTTGCCATGTTCGTTGACCGCTGCACCCTGCAGTCCTTCATGGATGCCCATATTGCCGCCTTTCACTACCTGGGCGGGATTCCCATGGAAATGCTCTATGACAACATGAAGCATGTGGTGATCAGCCGCACAGGTGGGCAGACTGTTTTCAATGTCGAGTTCATGCACTTTACCCAGCACTATGGTTTCAAGCCTCTGGCCTGCATGCCCTACAGTCCCTGGGTGAAAGGCAAGGTGGAACGCCCGGTGGATTACATTCGCGAGTCGTTCTGGCGCGGTTATGCCTTTACCAGCATCGAGCAGGCGAACCGGGATCTTCTCAGCTGGCTTGACGAAACAGCCAATCGCAGGAAGCATGGAACCCACCGGCAGCTGGTGGACCTGCGCTGGCGGCAGGAACAATCCAGCTTAAGTCCATGCCCTGCCAGCGACTACGATACGTCCATAAAAGAGTATCGCAGGGTCTACAAGGACTGCTATATTTCCTATAACGCCAGCCGGTATCAGGTGCCGCCGGATGTGGTCGGCAAAAAGATCCTGCTGAAGGTCAAGGACGGTATCATCCGATTCTACGATGACGACCGGCTGCTGGCCACGCATAGGGAAGCCGAGGAAAAGGGCAGCTGGGTTACCGATGCGAATATCACCGCCCAGATCCTGAAGCAGCGGCAGAAAGCGAAAAAGAAATACGGTCGCACCAAAGGCAAGGCCACCCGGGGACTGGTGAATGCCAGTTTGTTCCCACAGGTGCTTTACCGTCCGCTGTCCGTGTATGAGCAGATCGCGAAAGGAGGTGGCACATGGATCAACTGATCGCCGACCGCCTCCAGGACAACCTCAAACGGCTCAAGCTCACCCAGGCCGCCGAGATGCTCGAAACCGTGGTCGCCAAAGCCGAGTCCGACAAGGACTCTTATCTGTCTTTTCTGGATCAGCTGCTGGAAGAGGAAGTCGCCGCCAAGGAAAAACGGCGCGTACAGACCGCCATGAAGACCGCCGGGCTGCCATCGGCCAAGACCATCGAAGAGTACGATTTTACCTTTCACCCCAAGCTGAACAAAAAGGAGGTGATGGCCCTTTTCGATCTGGATTTCATCGGCAAACAGGAGAACGTGATTTTCCTGGGACCGCCGGGCGTTGGCAAAACCCATCTGGCCATATCGCTGGCGATCAAGGCCTGCCATCACGGGTTCAAGGTCTACTTCACCACCATGGACACCCTGATGAGGAAACTCAAAGAGCCCCAGTCCCGGCACAAGGCATATCTGACTTCGGCCCTGGTGGTAGTCGATGAAGTCGGGTACCTGCCCATCGACACGAAGGAGGCGTATCTGTTCTTTCAGTTCGTCTCTTATCGCTACGAGCGATCATCGACGCTGATCACCTCCAACAAGAGCTTCGGGGACTGGCAAGAGTTGTTCGGCGAGCAGGTCATCGCCACCGCGATCCTCGACCGGCTGCTGCATCACTGCCGGGTGGTCAACATCAAGGGGCACAGCTATCGGCTCCGCGGGCACAGTTTTTCAAAGAACGATTTCGCCACGGTCGGTTCCTCAGGGTTGGCCGACGTGGATGGGAAGACGGAGAATCAATGAGCTCCAGGGTGGTACATTTTTATTTTCCCACTTCTGGTACACTTTTCATTCCCATTGACACTTACAAGCTCAGGCATCTTCGATTTTACCCAAGCAACATCCCGAACTCGGTGATCTGGTGGGGATCGACGGTTCCCTCATCGATGCAACCTTATCCATGCATTGGGCCGACTACCGTAAAAAATCCAAGAAGGCGAAGGTCCACGTCGGTTTTGATCTGAACCGGGCGATTCCAAGAAAGCTTTATCTTACCGATGGTAACGGGGCTGAAAGACCTTTCGTCAGCTTGATCCTGTCTGACGGTCAAACCGGTGTGATGGACCGGGGTTATCAAAGCCATCAACGCTTTGACCAATGGCAGAATGATGGAAAGCTGTTTATGTGCCGGATTAAAGCCAGCACCAAGAAAACGATCATTAAACAAAACCCCATTGCCTCTGATAGTATCGTTTTTTTTGATGCCATCGTTGTTCTGGGCACCACGGAAGTCAATCAAACACAAACCCCACTTCGTTTGGTGGGTTACGAGGTGGATCGCGTTAAATACTGGATCGCTACGAATCGTTTTGATTTAACTGCCGAGCAAATCGCCACTGCCTATAAGCTCCGATGGGATATCGAAATTTTTTCGCTTGGTGGAAACGGCACCTTAAAGTGTATCATCTCATCGCCAGGAGCGAGCATGGCTTGATGGTGCAAATTCTGGCAGGTCTGATCACCTATTTGTTGCTGGCAATCTATTGCCATCGCCAATTTAACGAGCGCGTTTCCATCAAGAGAGTCCGCCAACTGCGCATAAAAATCCGGAATGAATTACGCGCTGGTGTTTTTGGCAAACCCCCTGATTCAAATTTTAAAGAGCAAGAATTACATACCGTTAATGCAAGTACTTAGCCGGAAATTACTGAATTATTGTACCATTTTTATTTTGCCACGCTAACGCCGCCGCAAGGGGCCGGAGTGCCGTGGGCTGGTTTTGGTGTATCCACCACCAAACCAGCCCACGGAGCAGAGGTTCGCTTGACGGCCTTGTTATAATTAATCTACCGAAGTGGTATTGATGAATAAGAAACATCTATACCGTTGCCCGAACAAAACTCTGCCACCGCACTTTTATCTTTTTCAGCTAATGTTGGGCCTGCTTGAATATTTTTTATCCAGCTATTTTTTGGTGAAGTGCGCATCTTAACCTTGACATACCTAACTTCAATTCCCTTTCTGTTTTTTCTTGACAAACATTTCTTTTGAAATTTTTTCTTATCAAAGAAAGATACAATTCTTATTTCATCTTCATCACGAAACGCATCTTGTTTAGCCAATGAGCTATAATAGACAATAATCTTCGCTATTATTTCAGCATATCCATCTATCAGTTTATTTATATTAGCATTGTCTATTTTATATCCATTTATTAGTTTTATCGCTCTATCAATGTGATTAAATAGTCGCTCAAACACCTCATTCCCATACAGGCACCTTTCAACAAAAAATCCTTTTAATGATGGCCTAGCTGCATAGTATTGCCAAAATATTGTTTGCCGAGCTTCAACAGGCTTAACAAATGCTTTTATTACCTCTTTTACCGTTGATGTTAAAGCAATGCCATTACCATCATTCGCGTAATAACGCCATTGATTAAGGTCGTCATATTTTCGAGTAAAAGAAAAACAACAAAATGTATTTTGTTTAATAAATTTATCATAATGCGCCTCTATACGATTTAACAGATACAATTCTTCCTTTTCAATCTTTCCTCTTATTTGCTCTATATCTATCGACCCTGCCTTTCTTTCGTCGGTATAAAACTGATACATTCTTGTAATTATTTGACCTGCCACTTTAAATTCAGATAAGTCATTCAATGCATTGTATTCTGTTAACCATAAAACTGGTTCTTTTTCTATGCTTCTTAGAGTATCAAACATTGTGTAATGAACTACTTCAATACGGCCTATCGAAGAAAGCCAGTATGCATCCTCAATGAAACTCCAGCGCTCATTCTCAAACTCATTAATCAATTCCTTAATCTTACTTTTTTCCATGTATTATTTGGCAGCTATGGTTTACATTTGAGCAAATATTAGTGGTAATGATCATAACACATTGCTCACCAGAGAGGGCCGCGCTTTGGCCCGAATCTGGTGGAGCAAAATGTTAGAGATTTTTCTTTAGAATTTCGTACTCAATTCCAACCTTTTTATATCTTGCAAATGGATCATCGTACATTGAGCTGTTTTCATCATAAAATTCAATAGGCATTTTACTGTTTAGTTTAGCATCTCTCAGCAATTGGTCTTCCTGTCTGGTGATTGTGGCAAACAAAGTATATTTCTCAAGTACCTTTTGAATATCAGTAAGTGAGGTTGTTCCTTTCTCGGCAAGTTCTTCAAGTTTATCTGTAATCACTCGAATAGGAATGACATGTTCTTTGATGACTTTTTTTCTATCATTCGTCTTTTTTGCTTCTTTTGAAACGATTTCTTTCCAAAAAAGATCAGTCCATTTTGCCTTACCAGATCTGTTGATATACCCATGCTTATAACAATAATATTGGTCAACAAAACTTCTGAAATGTTGAGTCCGACCATTTTCCAATTCAAGCTGGATATGTTTCAATTCGATTTGGGTATTATCTACCTTTTTCATCGATGACCTCTAACGGCAAAGTGAGGGGCGCAACGAACGAACTACAAGAAAAAATGCCAAGATTCAAAGCGTCCCATCAACAGACTTGTTAAATGCATTCACCGGGTTTCTGGTATTCGTGAATAGGCATCTCTAAATTGTTCAGGAGATGGTGCTTTATGTTCAATCCAAACGTGTTCAAAAGTTTCGAGTTGGGCTTTAGGCACATTTTCAGCTGCAATAAAACCTGTACCAGGCAACCCTGTATTGCCATTTACGATTAATGAGGTAAGTGGAGGTAGATCATTTTCGATGCAGTATTGCTGTATCGGCCGCAGCATATCGCCGATTCCTGGAGTCATCATTCCGGTTGCTTTTGCAACAAAGTCATAAGTAAGAATTTGACGATTCTTAGCTGCTAAAACAAGCAGGCTCCAGAGTTGCACTGCCCTCTCTTCTCTTTTCATGAAGATCCTCCTGGCATTTAACGCCCAGCTTGAGAGGTGCGAATGAAGCGCAGCGTAATGAGCATCCTACTCAAAGCTGATGTTAGGGTTTATTTTAATTTCAGGTACTTTTTATAACACCAGCCATGTTCATGAACACCCGATATATGATCAAAATATTCAACCTTTATCCATTTTCCTTTTCGCTCTATTAATTTCACAGTTTGATTTGGATATAAAACACTTATCACTTTCGATTTCTTAGTCGTTGGTTTCAATCTCAAATTTACTGGTCGGAGAACAACATAATATGTATTGGTGTCCTGAGCGGATAAGACTTCCTCCAATTTTTCTATTATAACAGTTTGAAAGTTCATTAACTGATTCGATAGCCTGTCTTCGAATTTTGCTGAGAGATGCATTGAGTAGATGAAAAATATAAAAGAAATTAACAAATTAATATAAAACTCAATACTTAAAAGGCTATTTGGAACACTGTTAAAATCTGCTTCTATTTCATTGGCTACTATCGATACTGCTTCGTCAAGATCATAATCGTTTTTTGCTAAAATAACCTTAGAAACTACTTCTTGATACGCTTGTTCGAAATTCGTTGCAGGAATACTATCTTTAAAGATATTTCTGTATACATCAATGGTCCGGTTTAGATTGACCAGCTGTGTTCTAATTTCGCCAAGTTGAAAAGAATGTTGTAATGAATTGATTGATTCACGCAAGCCACTTAAAGGATTAGAACTTTGAATCAATTTTATTGATGTCCTTATATCCTTAATAAAAGGATCTACTAGCTTCAGAGCCCCCATGGATTCCCTTAATCCCTTTAGGGGATCATTAATTTGCAGGGCTTTCATAGATACTCTAAAATCTTTCAAAGGATCAGTCAATTGCATAGCTTTTATAGAATCCCTTAAGCCCCTCATGGGATCGACCATTTGCAGGGCTCCCATAGATTCTCTTAAACCTTTCAAGGGGTCAGCCATTTGAAGAGCCTTTATAGATTCTCTAACCCCCCTCAAAGGGTCAGCTGTTTGCAGAGCTTTAATTGACAACCTTAATTCTCGCAGAGGGTCTACGAATTTTAATGAATTTGTCGACTCTATCTGCTTAATAGCAGTTAAAGAGTCCTCAATCTTCTTTGACAAAACTATAGAAGTGTTTTCTTTAGCGTTGCCACCATTACTGTTATTTTCAGTCATGAAAGTTCTGCCTATTTATGGCCCATCGAAAGACCCTAACTATGTTACTCACCGCAATACGGTGAGCAACCGGTTTGGAAATTTTAGGCATTTCCAAAAAATGTCATTTTTTCAGAAATCCATACAGATCTATCATATCCACTTGAATAATCAATGTTTTTTCTATTAAATTGCACAAGTCCAAATTATTGCAAATTGCGAAAAGTGCCGGATTAGCGCCTAAATTGGGTTGCTCACCGTATTTTACGATGAGCGTTGCAATACCAAAAGGAGGTGAATATGATTCAGGTTTTCATGATGTATTTGCCCCCCACAGGAGACAATCCACCAAAAAATATCACTATTACGTGAAGCGGGTCCAACAGGTCTATCAGTGTATTTGATAAATCGACCTAATCGCAGGTCCGGCTAAAATTCAGATATGTTGGAGACATCTGCAAAATCTATTGGCTATGAATAGAAGCACCCATTCACTTACTCAGATTATTTTTTAGTAGTACTTTCTATCCCAATCATTAATATTCTACAACGTCAAAACAATGTTTACTTTCAATATATTCTATCCCATCTCCATTAGAATAGAAACAACCGCTAAAATCAGTAGAATTAAGCCATTGGTATTCGAATTTTTTTGGTTTTATTTTTTTAAGCCTGTCAAAGACAGATCTATGGATCTTAAGCTTA
This window of the uncultured Desulfosarcina sp. genome carries:
- a CDS encoding anion transporter; the encoded protein is MSITLFLITYVGIALGKVPGLVIDRVGIALLGAIAMVGFGVLSTRDAIQAIDLPTILLLYSLMIISAQLRLGGFYTWSVSRILSLLTRPRQFLLVLMAVSAVLSALLANDIVCFAFTPVLAVALIRSGMNPLPFLLGLAISSNIGSAATIIGNPQNMLIGQVGQLGFGRFIAWCAPPTLISLSVGYLMLLWFYRDKMTIGKTRPIEADPSAWPDFNAWQSAKGIGAVVLLVALFFTPVPREVSAIAIAGILLCSRKMKTRDILGLVDWHLITLFCALFIVIHGLTHTYDLRIVLDRITGWGVDLGNSATLTVLTAVLSNIFSNVPAVMLLVPFMDPVDPRQWYTLALASTFAGNLFVLGSIANLIVIEQAARLGVRISFKDHARVGVPVTLVSLIVLVGWSMI
- a CDS encoding isochorismatase family cysteine hydrolase, with the translated sequence MVKSALIVVDMLNDFIDEKGALYCGETAKDIVPFVRRRLEAHRQAGSLVIFLQDAHAEDDLEFEKFPKHCVAGTRGSRIIDELTPYDGEHVLPKTRYSGFYGTDLEKILAAFGPEEVEVVGVCTSICVMDTVGGLANRDYRTTVPAAGVADFDAEAHRFALQRMERLYGARIQ
- a CDS encoding nicotinate phosphoribosyltransferase, whose translation is MSFSEFPGPLFTDLYELTMAAGYFDRGLDETATFSLFVREHPMRGYFVACGLQAVVDALTRFRFSDREIEWLAQTGLFKRDFLAHLATLQFTGDVRAMAEGEIFFADEPVLEVSAPLIEAQILETFLINTVGVASMLATKAARCVHAAAGRPIADFSLRRTQGIHAGMTVARSSYIAGFASTSNVLAGKIWGIPTSGTMAHSFVTAFESETEAFEAYAELFPEAAVFLIDTYDTIAGAEKAAAVGRRMKQKGQALTGVRLDSGDMVTLSRQVRSILEEAGLPEVKIFASSGFDEYELERLIAEGACIDAFGVGTRMGVSADAPYLDMVYKMVRMGNRNVRKTSEGKVTLAGEKQVFRKVGDGHFTGDIIGLREESREDAVPLLSTVMENGRSAGPRPTLEEIRQRFADNFKRLDEKTKGLTNPEKYPVALSERLVEVQKSVN
- the istA gene encoding IS21 family transposase, with the translated sequence MDIIALHQQGLSQREITKRTGRHRKTVKKYIQNGQTPGYHKAQRRESILAPYYPVINDFLEEDDYRATWIYQRLKQLGYAGGYDTVKIYVRRRKRKRKRQAYIRFETIPGLQGQMDWADFKVADFKGGSFTVYLFVLVLGFSRAMFAMFVDRCTLQSFMDAHIAAFHYLGGIPMEMLYDNMKHVVISRTGGQTVFNVEFMHFTQHYGFKPLACMPYSPWVKGKVERPVDYIRESFWRGYAFTSIEQANRDLLSWLDETANRRKHGTHRQLVDLRWRQEQSSLSPCPASDYDTSIKEYRRVYKDCYISYNASRYQVPPDVVGKKILLKVKDGIIRFYDDDRLLATHREAEEKGSWVTDANITAQILKQRQKAKKKYGRTKGKATRGLVNASLFPQVLYRPLSVYEQIAKGGGTWIN
- the istB gene encoding IS21-like element helper ATPase IstB; its protein translation is MDQLIADRLQDNLKRLKLTQAAEMLETVVAKAESDKDSYLSFLDQLLEEEVAAKEKRRVQTAMKTAGLPSAKTIEEYDFTFHPKLNKKEVMALFDLDFIGKQENVIFLGPPGVGKTHLAISLAIKACHHGFKVYFTTMDTLMRKLKEPQSRHKAYLTSALVVVDEVGYLPIDTKEAYLFFQFVSYRYERSSTLITSNKSFGDWQELFGEQVIATAILDRLLHHCRVVNIKGHSYRLRGHSFSKNDFATVGSSGLADVDGKTENQ
- a CDS encoding DUF2971 domain-containing protein; this translates as MEKSKIKELINEFENERWSFIEDAYWLSSIGRIEVVHYTMFDTLRSIEKEPVLWLTEYNALNDLSEFKVAGQIITRMYQFYTDERKAGSIDIEQIRGKIEKEELYLLNRIEAHYDKFIKQNTFCCFSFTRKYDDLNQWRYYANDGNGIALTSTVKEVIKAFVKPVEARQTIFWQYYAARPSLKGFFVERCLYGNEVFERLFNHIDRAIKLINGYKIDNANINKLIDGYAEIIAKIIVYYSSLAKQDAFRDEDEIRIVSFFDKKKFQKKCLSRKNRKGIEVRYVKVKMRTSPKNSWIKNIQAGPTLAEKDKSAVAEFCSGNGIDVSYSSIPLR
- a CDS encoding SH3 domain-containing protein; its protein translation is MTENNSNGGNAKENTSIVLSKKIEDSLTAIKQIESTNSLKFVDPLRELRLSIKALQTADPLRGVRESIKALQMADPLKGLRESMGALQMVDPMRGLRDSIKAMQLTDPLKDFRVSMKALQINDPLKGLRESMGALKLVDPFIKDIRTSIKLIQSSNPLSGLRESINSLQHSFQLGEIRTQLVNLNRTIDVYRNIFKDSIPATNFEQAYQEVVSKVILAKNDYDLDEAVSIVANEIEADFNSVPNSLLSIEFYINLLISFIFFIYSMHLSAKFEDRLSNQLMNFQTVIIEKLEEVLSAQDTNTYYVVLRPVNLRLKPTTKKSKVISVLYPNQTVKLIERKGKWIKVEYFDHISGVHEHGWCYKKYLKLK